From Myotis daubentonii chromosome 15, mMyoDau2.1, whole genome shotgun sequence, one genomic window encodes:
- the HSBP1 gene encoding heat shock factor-binding protein 1, with the protein MAETDPKTVQDLTSVVQTLLQQMQDKFQTMSDQIIGRIDDMSSRIDDLEKNIADLMTQAGVEELEGENKIPATQKS; encoded by the exons ATGGCCGAGACTGACCCGAAGACCGTGCAGGATCTCACCTCGGTG GTGCAGACACTCCTGCAACAGATGCAAGATAAATTTCAGACCATGTCCGACCAGATCATCGGGAGAA TTGATGACATGAGTAGTCGCATTGATGACCTGGAGAAGAACATTGCAGACCTCATGACCCAGGCTGGCGTGGAAGAACTGGAAGGAGAAAACAAGATACCTGCTACACAGAAGAGTTGA